The genome window GACCACCCAGTACGGCTTCGGCGCGGCGATCTACGGCTGGTTCGTCGAGGAGCTGCTGGCCGAGTCCGGCACCCTCTACTGCGACCAGGGCAACGGCCGGGACGCCAAGGCCACCAAGGTGGTCTACGACAGCAGCCAGGGCGTCCAGGTGCTCCAGTGGTGGGCCGACCTGGTCAAGGGCGGCTACGCGGTCAACACCGGCCCGGTCACCGCGGACGCCCAGGCCGCCTTCAAGGCCGGCCGGATGGCGATGAACCTGGAGTCCACCGGCGTGCTCGGCGGCTACGTGCAGGCGGCCAAGTTCCAGGTGGCCACCGCGCCCTACCCGAAGATCAACGCCGGCGACCCTGGCGGCCCGGCGATCGGCGGCGCCTCGCTCTGGATCGACGGCCCGGGCCACTCGGCCGCCGAGCAGCGGGCCTCCTGGGAGTTCGCCAAGTGGCTGGACGAGCCCGCCCAGCAGGCCGCCTGGCACACCGGCACCGGCTACTTCCCGGTGAACACCAAGGCGCTCGACGACCCGACCGACAAGGCCTGGCTGGCGAAGAACCCCCAGTTCCAGACCGCGATCGACGAGTTGAACGCGACCAAGCCCTCGCCCGCCAACGCGGGCTGCCTGCTCGGCGTGATGCCGCAGGCCCGCAAGGGCGTGGAGGACGCGATCCAGCAGACCATCAGCGGCTCCAAGACCGCCCAACAGGCGCTCAGCGACGCGGCCAAGGCGATCCAGCCGGCCATCGACTCCTACAACCAGTCCGTGGGCTGACCCGCCCGGCCCGCCCGGCCCGCCTGACCAGGGGGACGGCCGACCGGTGAGCAGCGCCGGTCGGCTGTTCCCACTGATCGCATAGGATGTCCGGCCGAGGGGGCCGGTGCGGGGAAGAGGAACCAGGTGCGCGGAGCGAGCGCAGACGAGGGCACGAAGGACTACGGGTCGAGGACCGGCCGGATCTGGCTGCTCCCTGTCCGCAGACACCACGCCTTGCTGTTGGGCTGGACGGTGCTCTGGTTCCTGATCGTCGAACCCAGCGGCGGCGTCTCCTGGCACTACCTGCGCGAGGGCGAGCAACTGCTCTTCACCAAGCAGGGCGGCGGTGGCCTGTCGCTCTACGCGCACCACCCCGAACTGCAGATCGGCCCGGTCAGCCTGCTGGCCGCCCGGCTCTTCTCGCCGTTCTCCGACCACCTGGGCCAAGTGCTGGCCGAGGGCACCATGTCGGTGCTCGGGCTGGTGATGCTGGTCCTGGTCGGGCGCACCGCCGCCTGGTACTACCGCGGCACCGGCACCAACCACCGCCGGCTCCAGCAGCGGATCCTGATCGCGGGCCTGGCCTTCATCCCGATGTGGGTCGAGGTCTCGGTCCGGTTCGCGCACCTCGACGACGTGCTGGCGCTCTTCTTCACCATGCTCGCGGTGCACGCGCTGGTGCGGCAGCAACCCGTCGCGGTCGGCATCTTCCTGGCCCTCGCGGTGGACTCCAAACCGTGGGCGATCTCCTTCCTGCCGCTGATCCTGGCGCTGCCCCGGCAGTACTGGTGGCGCACCTTCCTCTGGTTCTGCGGCCTGGTCGCGATCGCCTGGCTGCCGTTCTACCTGGGCAACCTGGGCTCGATGGCGGCGGCCAAGTTCACCATCCCCAACCAGCCCGCCTCCTCGCTGCGCTGGCTGGGCGTCTCCGACCCGTCCACCCCGGTGTGGGACCGGCCGGCCCAGTTCGCGATCGGCATGGGCCTGGGCGTCCTGGCGGTGCGGCGCGGGCGCTGGCCGGCCGTGGTGCTGGTCGGGGCGAACGCCCGGATCCTGCTCGACCCGAGCGTCTACACCTACTACACGGCCTCGATCCTGCTCGGCACCCTGCTCTGGGACGCGGTCGGCCAGCGCCGCCTGGTCCCGTGGTGGAGCTGGATCGCGCTGGCCGCGCTCTACGGCGGCGCGCTCGCGCCGGTCTCCGACTCGACCAAGGGCATGGTCCGGCTGGCCTTCGTGGTGGTCTCCACCGCCTACGTGCTGCTCTGGCCGACCAAACAGCCGCGCAAGCGCGGCCGGGCCGGCCGCGGCAGGGGCTCCGGCCGGCGCGGCGGCACCCCGGTGGAGCGGCCCACCCTGGCGCTCACCCCGGTCGCCGCACCGGTCGGCGCCCCGGTGCCCGCCCAGGGCGGCGGCCGCCGGGCCCGCGGCCGCGGCGGCCCGGTGCCGCGCGAGGGCGAGAACCGGGCGCCCGCGGCGACCCGCTAAGCCTGCGTCACTTCGGTGCCGGCCGGCCCGAAGAGCGCCCGGACCAGCAGCAGCCCGAGCGCCGCGCCGGCCAGCTGGCCCAGCAGGTAGCCCGGCACCGAGGCGGGGGCGATCCCGGTGAAGCTGTCGTTCACCGCCCGGGCCAGGGTGAGCGCCGGGTTGGCGAAGCTCCCGGACGGGGTGCCCCAGATCCCGGCGGCGATCCAGGCCGCCACGGCCACCGGCGCGTACCGGGCCCGCCCGGCCCGGCCCAGCCCGAAGACGACCAGCAGTAGCACCGCGGTGGCCACCAGCTCGCCGGTCCACACCCCGGGGCCGCTGCGGCCGGTCCGGGCCGCGCCGATCGTGCCGGTGTCGAACATCAGCCCGGCCAGCACCGACCCGGCGATCCCGCCGAGCAGCTGCGCAGCCGCGTAGCCGGCGGCCTGGCGCCCGGGCAGCGCGCCGGGCGCGCCCCGCCCGGTCCACCAGACCCCGGCGGTGACCAGCGGGTTCAGGTGCGCCCCGGAGACCGGCGCGAGCAGCGCGATCAGCACGCCGAGGGTGCAGACCGAGGCGAGGGTGTTGGCCAGCAGCTGCACGCCGACGTCCTGGCTGAGCGCGGCGGCCTGGATGCCGGAGCCGATCAGCGCCAGGGCCAGCACGCCGGTGCCGACCGCTTCGGCGGCCAGCCGCCGGCCGAGCGGGATAGGTAGGATCATTCGTCCATTTTCGGGTTCAGCCGGTCCGCGCCGCCAGACCGTCCGGATAGCGGATGCCGGACGGCGCCGCCGATCGGGCTTGACCCTCACGTGACGTCAGGATCGAGGGTGGAACCCAAGCGAGGAGGAGACCGATGAGCGGTGGCAACGAGGGGTACTCGGTCGGCCAGGTGGCGAAGATCGCCAAGGTGACCGTGCGCACCCTGCACCACTACGACGGGATCGGCCTGCTGTCGCCCTCCGGGCGCACCGCCGCCGGGTACCGCAGGTACCGGGACGGCGACCTGGACCGGCTGCAGCAGATCCTGTTCTACCGCGCCCTCGGATTCCCCTTGGAGGAGATCGCGGCCATCCTGGACGACCCCGACAGCCGCCCCCGCGACCACCTGCGGCGCCAGCACGCGCTGCTGAGGGACCGGATCCGGCAGCTGGAGGAGTTGGCCACGGCCGTGGAACACGCCATGGAGGCAGAGAAGATGGGCATCCAACTGACGCCCGAGGAGAAGTTCGAGCTCTTCGGCCCCGACTACGACGAGTCCTGGGAGCAGGAGGCGGAGCAGCGCTGGGGCAACACCGAGGCCTGGGCCGAGTCGCAGCGCCGCACCGGGTCCTACAGCAAGGAGGACTGGGCGCGGATCCAGGTCGAGGCCGACGCGCTCAACGAGCGGCTGGCCGCGGCCCTGAAGGCCGGCCTGCCGGCCTCCGGCGAGGAGGCGATGGACCTGGCGGAGGAGCACCGCAGGCACATCTGCGACAACTTCTACGACTGCACCCCCGCCATCCACCGCGGCCTGGGCTGCCTCTACACCGACGACCCGAGGTTCACCGCGAACTTCGAGAAGCTGGCCGAGGGCCTGGCCGTCTGGCTCCGCGAGGCGATCACGGCCAACGCCGACCGGATCGAGCGCGCGGGCGCCTGACGGCGGCTCACGAGGGTGTTCCGAGGCCGCCGGAAAAAACTTCGGAACCACCTGCAACCCCCCGGGGGGATGGACGTCTATCAGGTTGAGAGCGAGGGGAACGGGACCGGCCAGGAGGCCAGCGCCTCGGTCGGAGCTCTCCGAATCTGCGACTTCCACACCCTTGGGGGGTTACGCCATGCGCGCGTCCGTTATCAGCCGTTTTGCGAAGATCGTCACGCCGGCCGCCGCGGTTGCCGACACCTCCTGGGTGCGTCGCCTGGCGGCGACCGTCCCGCTGGCGGCCGTGCTGATGACGGGCGCGGTGGCCTGCGGTCCGACCGGCGCCGCCCACGCCCCGGCCACCGGTGGGGCGGGCAGCCCGTCGGTCGCGGTGCCGGGCGCGGGCGTCTCGCCGGTGGCCACCCCGTCGGCCGCCCCGAGCACGTCCAGCACCCCCGGCGTTCAGACCGACCCGGGCGCGCCTTCGGCCGCGCCGAGCTCCCCGTCCGCCGCCCCGAGCTCCCCGTCCGCTGCCCCGAGCCGGAGTGCCGCGCCGTACAAGGCCTCCGCGGCTGCCGCGGGCGACACCAACCCCGCGCAGGAGGTGGCGATCAGCTTCCACGGCCTGGCCGGCACCGAGCTGCCGGTGGCCGGCACCGCGCCGACCACCAACGGCTTCACCGTGACCTGGACCAACACCAGCGGTCACCGGATCGACGCCGTCGCCCCGGTGGTCGCCGCCCAGCACTACCAGGGCGCCCGCTGCCGGCAGACCAGCGAGGTCCAGGGCAACCTGCAGCGCCTGGACGGCTCGCACTGGACCGACCTGCCGCTCAGCCAGGGCACCGGCATGGACTACGCGTACACCGGCGACCCGGTCGCCTTCGCGCTGGCCCCGGGGGCCAGCCGCACCATCAGCTACCGGCTCGGCCTGGGCGCGGACAACGCCCCCGGCACCCTCGACATCGAGGCCGACGCCGTCCGCCCGGTGTCCGCCGACTCCCACCCGTTCCTCACCCGGGCCGTCCAGCCGGTCACCGTGGCCGACGCCCACCGGCCGACCGCCGCGATGCCCACCATGACCCCGCGCCCGACCTCGGTCGCGGTCGGCGGGCCGGCCGCCGAGGTCCAGGTAGAGGCGGGCAACTTCACCGGTGCGCCGATGGGTTGGCTGAAGCCGCGGCTGCTGCTGGCCGACCCGGCGGGCCTGCTCCGGGCCCAGGACGTCACGGTCGAGGTGATGGCCAACGGCAACTGGACGAAGCTCCCGGTGAGCGAGGACTGCGACGGCATCACGGCGGACGCCTCGGCGGTGCAGGTGCTGTCGGCGCCGAGCGGGCGGGTCTTCGAGTACGAGTTCCGGTTCGCCCTGGCGCCGACCACCGCCCAGGGGATCGGCAAGCTCACCGTCGCGGCCGGGGCGATCGGCGACGGCCACTACGCCGCGCCGGTCTCCACCGAGGTCTCCGTGACC of Kitasatospora viridis contains these proteins:
- a CDS encoding ABC transporter substrate-binding protein, whose protein sequence is MRKLLAATVVAGLALTACSSSTGSGGDAAGSAPGAQALADAKGVTTVTFWHAMTGTNATVLNKLVDQFNQEHQGKIEVKPVFQGTYDDVIAKYKASVQQKGTPSLVQVYDIGTRFMIDSKQTVPAQAFADKDGYSLSDLQPGIRNYYTAGGKLASMPFNSSMPLLYLNADAFKAAGLDPSKPPQTLAELGDDAKKLTVKDASGQTTQYGFGAAIYGWFVEELLAESGTLYCDQGNGRDAKATKVVYDSSQGVQVLQWWADLVKGGYAVNTGPVTADAQAAFKAGRMAMNLESTGVLGGYVQAAKFQVATAPYPKINAGDPGGPAIGGASLWIDGPGHSAAEQRASWEFAKWLDEPAQQAAWHTGTGYFPVNTKALDDPTDKAWLAKNPQFQTAIDELNATKPSPANAGCLLGVMPQARKGVEDAIQQTISGSKTAQQALSDAAKAIQPAIDSYNQSVG
- a CDS encoding MerR family transcriptional regulator, giving the protein MSGGNEGYSVGQVAKIAKVTVRTLHHYDGIGLLSPSGRTAAGYRRYRDGDLDRLQQILFYRALGFPLEEIAAILDDPDSRPRDHLRRQHALLRDRIRQLEELATAVEHAMEAEKMGIQLTPEEKFELFGPDYDESWEQEAEQRWGNTEAWAESQRRTGSYSKEDWARIQVEADALNERLAAALKAGLPASGEEAMDLAEEHRRHICDNFYDCTPAIHRGLGCLYTDDPRFTANFEKLAEGLAVWLREAITANADRIERAGA
- a CDS encoding aquaporin — translated: MILPIPLGRRLAAEAVGTGVLALALIGSGIQAAALSQDVGVQLLANTLASVCTLGVLIALLAPVSGAHLNPLVTAGVWWTGRGAPGALPGRQAAGYAAAQLLGGIAGSVLAGLMFDTGTIGAARTGRSGPGVWTGELVATAVLLLVVFGLGRAGRARYAPVAVAAWIAAGIWGTPSGSFANPALTLARAVNDSFTGIAPASVPGYLLGQLAGAALGLLLVRALFGPAGTEVTQA